In the genome of Fusarium poae strain DAOMC 252244 chromosome 1, whole genome shotgun sequence, the window AATTTTCGTCGCCCGGAAGAAGCGTAACTCCCCGCGATGGGCAGCAGCAAATGCAACCACAGGCACCAATCCGAGCACCTAAGGGGCCGGATGGAAGTGGCAGAGGGGGTTTCGGCTTTGCTCAGCGAGGTGGTAAGGGCAGTTGATTATTTCTATCGACAAACTTTACCTACCATCCGCCTCCAATCTTTCCAGCCAGCTGCACCACTGTCTCGTCTGTGGTTGCCTCCTTTCCAACGTCGCTAATAACCTCGCGATATGTTGTAAATGCAAGTCTATCTAGTCCAATATTTGTGATCTCCGCCCAATGCGCCAGGGTATCATGTATGTACGAATGAGAAATACCACCAACAGCTTCTGCAGACCCATTAACAATAGCTTCGGTGGTGCCTGCTTCCTCTCCGGAGAAGTATGCCTCGTCGACTTCCGCAAGCCAGCTCTTTTGCTCCTGCGGACCTGGATTGCCAGAATAATCCTTTCGCTCCATGACAACAGGATCGTCGACTTTGATTTGACCACCGCCGTTGGTACAACCTCCGGGACATGCCATAACTTCGACATAACTATATTCAAGAGAGGCTGCCTTGCCTGCCGGCCTTCGGGCACTCCCGAACGGCTTGCCGCCAGGCATTCGAGACGGCTTGGCAGGCTTTAACCTTCGAACAAGGTTTTGGATGTTTCTAAAACCATAGTACCGAGCGGCACGGAAGACTGGCTCGCCGTTGACAACGATAGAGTACTCTGCTACATCGACATTGCGACCACGGGTATGCACAATCTCTGCTCCAGGCGTCTGTGCCGCTCGGCTTTGGAGAATATGCCACAACAAACCACCTGATGTACCGGCCTCGCGAGGTGGATTTCCAGGCAGTCGCCGGGGGAAAAGAAAATCATGAAGTTTGGGATCGGGGAATGGGTTGCTCTTGGACAGTGGTGTTTTGGGAATgctgaagaagttgaggCCCCTTGACTCGGCGAGCATGAGAATCTCTTTGCTTGTGATGACACAGTCGACATCACGGACACCTCGGCCTCGAATTTCCCCTTCGGCCCAGACCTCCTCGGTCAGCTCTTCTCGACTGGCTTCGAGCTTCTTGTCGAAGCATGGCATGATAGCCAGGTGCCAAATGCGACTAGGCGAAATACCCAATGCTCGGCTCAGTGTCGTCTTGAGCAATGTGCCCATCAGAGCCTGTGGCGATTTGACCTTTGAAATATGTGGTAGAACATGGGGATGGGTCTTCTCGGCGTAACAAACCCAGCCGGGGCAGGATGATGCGAGTATCGGTTTGGCTGGTGTCGCGGGTGTGGATTGTGAAGAGCTGAGGACTTCGTCTGCGCCTAGGACGAGGGTTGCTTCTCTCGCAGTGTTGGTATCAACAACCCATGTGAATTCGTTATTGTGTTTACCTCCACTTGCGACACCTTCAGGCCCGCGAAACAGATTGTCAAGCATGTGTCCGACTTGAGCCTCCGAAACACCTGCGCCGCATGCTGCCGCCAGGTTGGCTCTTGTCTGAGGGCTCACACTCGCAACGAAAAGCTTTGCGTTCTCATCCTCCAACCCCTCGACTCTGAACTTGCCACTGTCATCAGTCACCAGCCTCAGAGCCGGAGCCGAGTCGAGTGTTGTGAGAACTTCAGCATGGCTCTGGAGGCTCACTAGGACAGCCTCGGCGGATGTGACGCAGCCAGAGCAGGCTAGGCAATCTGTGAGGGAAATCTGTGCGGGCGCATTTGGGTTTGCGGTAGGCTGTTGGCCGTCAAGTATAACTTCGGTCTCGAGAGACTGCGATTGCGGGGGCGGGGCGGAGGGGAGAGTTTCGATGGGTTTGATACAGGCGACACCGGGAGAGATGAAGTCGTTGAGGTCGTCGGCAGATAGAATGGCACTCATGGCGCCGGTTGCTTCGCTGGGGAGTTTCGGGGggtggaagaagagagacgAGGACGCTGTTCAGAGTATCGAGTATGGAGAGTTCGTAGTTGTCGCAGTGCGCCGTAGTTGAGTAATTGCCCCTCTAGAAAATTTAAATGGAGAATATAGACGTTACTGGCTGACAAATAAACTTGTGCAATATTCTGGGACAAAGGGTAAATTGCTTGTTATATCATGGGCGACAAGGCTTCAGTCACATGAAAGGATAAGGATATAATGATGTTTAAAGTATCTCAATCTTCGAACGGCTCTCATGCGGTTCGGCTTGGTCTTGTATAACTAACTCCTCGGAGCGTCGGACACGGCGAAGACGGCGTATCACACCGTGCTAAAATAATAGATAGGCAATAAAGTCGTTATGATAGGGTCACAGACAAGCGAGATCGGCCCCTCACTCTTAAGGGTTCCAGAAGAAAGCGGCTCTTGTCAGTCTGTCAGTTCCATTTTTTGGGTGGCAAGGCAATTCTGTCAGTCCAGGCTCAGTCGGTTCGGAAGTGGGGGTtacctaggttagtacctaggtatggaTAGATGGAATGACCGGATGCAGTACGTACCCTGCTTGGCTTGGATTGTTGGTGACGTATAAGTTCATCTGTTTTGAGACGTCTTGACGTGGACAAGTTCAGAGGCAACGAACGACCTTGTAACAACTCTCTCTACGCTTCCCTGGTACAGTTCTCTCTTGCTTCAACTCACTCTATAATCGCCAATTGACACAATCACGACTTTGTTTATATACATCTTTAACAATGAGTGTATGTATTTCGTTGTGGACCTTTCAATTCACCAACTGACTGATCTTCTTAGGCTATCGCATCGTACAGCTTTGGAAACTTTGCCTGGCTCGGAACTCAGGCACTGCCTCTTATCCTCTGGCCTTCCTTTGTTGGATCGCTTCTCCGATCTGAGAATGATCCTTCTTCCCGTGAGTTACTGACGAACCTTTGTCATTATCGCGACTAACACCAGTTCAGCTCTCGAGACCTACTTTGGTCGATCGCTCGGTCTAGCCCTTCTTGCGCTTGGCCTCATGGTGGTCGTCCTTTCAGGTGCTCTCCCTCTCGATAGCACTTCAAAGGGTAAATATTCACTGCTCACTCGATATCCACCTCTAACACTGCGGCAGAAGCTCCTGATGGCGCACCATCTCCCTATGCCTCCGCCGCTGTCCTCGTATCCACCCTTCACCACGTCTCGAGCGCATTCTACTGCTATGGTCGCTACGCTTGGACCAGCGAGACAGGTTTCCTACTTGGTTGCGCAGGAAGCACAATCTTTGCGATTTTTGGAATATACTGCGTTTTGTTTGCCGGCGATAAAGCTATGACGAGCCGGTATCACAAGTTTGACCAGAGCACGAGCGGATTTCCGTTCAAGAACTCGCAGTCATATCGGGCCAAAAAGAAGGCTCTGTAGAGAAATTGTTATTGGAAATGTGTATAAGAACCGCGgagtaattattaaatcaTAGTTTTGTTTTGCTTTCCGGGATCTATAATAAACCCGTCCGCTGTGCAAGATTCCCAATTCCCATGGTCAACTCCCCCAACCCCAACTCCATTTCCGTTCGTTTGGTTTGATACTTAGTTTACAGGATGTCCTTTAATGGGCCAAAGATAGAGTCGGCCAACAACCTCTATTCCTCGGTCACGGATGCTGTTATCCCATTCGTTGCTgtatcttggtcttggtattGAGCACCGTTAGTCTTCTCTCCCTCGATAGTCTCGACGGTCTCGACACTCTCAATGGCTCCAGGCACTTGAACATCGACCGCCCCCGTCAGGATAGCCTGTCGTCGACCATGCCAGTCAACTTCACTTTTGATAGCTTGGTGTAGCAGCACTTCCTTCTCGCGCCACTCCTGGAAGTAGATGTTCTCCCACTCCTTGCATTCACTCATAAGTGACTCGCCAATCTCCTCAGCCCACTTGGCCTCCCAATGGCACTTTCGGTAGAGCTTGTCAACGGGGAGTTCGAGCTCATCGGGGGTAAACAACTCGTCCGTCAGGGGTGTAAAGTACTCGGCGTTGGCTTCGTCTCCGTTGATGTCATCCATGTCGTCGTGACCGCTTTGTGAGTGCTGGTTGGTCTTCATAatgatcttgatcttgccTCCCTTGCCCTGGGGTCCGGATTGCATCGACTTGGGGACTGGGTCGGATGGTCGGAGAGCCTCTGTCTCGTGGACGGTTCGCATATGCTTGGCCAGCGCATCTGATCTTGTGAATGATCGATCGCACTCTGTTACAGGTTAGGGACGTCATACGAGCGTTTGGTGTGGGTGAATATACCAGGCAAATAACAGTAGAATGGCTTCTCCCTGGTATGGCTGCGCATGTGCGCCTTCAGGGCATAGCCACTGGCATGAGGCAGACCCTTTCTAGTGCAGCTCATCCATTCGCATGTGTATTTCTTTTGTCTGTTTTCGATATGGGAGTTGTGAATGTGTTCAACCAACTTGTCCATGTTGCCCTGGTCGCCTGCTGGGCAACCGTCCCAGTCGCATTTCGTCACTTGCTCTTGGAAGTCCTCTTCATCAAGACGCGCATTGATAGGGGAACTTGGAATATCGCCTGAAGTGTCAGATGAGACGTCGGACATGCCCTCGAGAGGGTCAGGTTCTGGTACAGCTTCTGGTTCAGCATCGGGGATTACAgctgatgatgttgttgatccaGCTTCGAGTCGCTGGCGT includes:
- the NAR1 gene encoding Cytosolic Fe-S cluster assembly factor nar1 (BUSCO:22413at5125), with the translated sequence MSAILSADDLNDFISPGVACIKPIETLPSAPPPQSQSLETEVILDGQQPTANPNAPAQISLTDCLACSGCVTSAEAVLVSLQSHAEVLTTLDSAPALRLVTDDSGKFRVEGLEDENAKLFVASVSPQTRANLAAACGAGVSEAQVGHMLDNLFRGPEGVASGGKHNNEFTWVVDTNTAREATLVLGADEVLSSSQSTPATPAKPILASSCPGWVCYAEKTHPHVLPHISKVKSPQALMGTLLKTTLSRALGISPSRIWHLAIMPCFDKKLEASREELTEEVWAEGEIRGRGVRDVDCVITSKEILMLAESRGLNFFSIPKTPLSKSNPFPDPKLHDFLFPRRLPGNPPREAGTSGGLLWHILQSRAAQTPGAEIVHTRGRNVDVAEYSIVVNGEPVFRAARYYGFRNIQNLVRRLKPAKPSRMPGGKPFGSARRPAGKAASLEYSYVEVMACPGGCTNGGGQIKVDDPVVMERKDYSGNPGPQEQKSWLAEVDEAYFSGEEAGTTEAIVNGSAEAVGGISHSYIHDTLAHWAEITNIGLDRLAFTTYREVISDVGKEATTDETVVQLAGKIGGGW
- a CDS encoding hypothetical protein (TransMembrane:4 (i12-33o53-71i83-104o116-139i)), which translates into the protein MSAIASYSFGNFAWLGTQALPLILWPSFVGSLLRSENDPSSPLETYFGRSLGLALLALGLMVVVLSGALPLDSTSKEAPDGAPSPYASAAVLVSTLHHVSSAFYCYGRYAWTSETGFLLGCAGSTIFAIFGIYCVLFAGDKAMTSRYHKFDQSTSGFPFKNSQSYRAKKKAL
- a CDS encoding hypothetical protein (BUSCO:39888at5125), which codes for MARDTSPESPLSSTYESEIDEDGVHDYDESTLRPSKRQRLEAGSTTSSAVIPDAEPEAVPEPDPLEGMSDVSSDTSGDIPSSPINARLDEEDFQEQVTKCDWDGCPAGDQGNMDKLVEHIHNSHIENRQKKYTCEWMSCTRKGLPHASGYALKAHMRSHTREKPFYCYLPECDRSFTRSDALAKHMRTVHETEALRPSDPVPKSMQSGPQGKGGKIKIIMKTNQHSQSGHDDMDDINGDEANAEYFTPLTDELFTPDELELPVDKLYRKCHWEAKWAEEIGESLMSECKEWENIYFQEWREKEVLLHQAIKSEVDWHGRRQAILTGAVDVQVPGAIESVETVETIEGEKTNGAQYQDQDTATNGITASVTEE